In a single window of the Podospora pseudocomata strain CBS 415.72m chromosome 2 map unlocalized CBS415.72m_2, whole genome shotgun sequence genome:
- a CDS encoding uncharacterized protein (EggNog:ENOG503NUGD; COG:S; BUSCO:EOG09263IT0), translating into MTVDETVVAVAGSNDGQAQLATDLSTLEIKNGTKQTGEQPAHRSHDPQYNQKRSDPFQFGSRLLGEEDDPFEFNAWDHVEVDDEFKEYAEQQYEMQRQAPVSEFDKFRFNSDPAKWWNKFYKNNTSNFFKDRKWLQQEFPVLDRLTQEDAGPVTILEIGAGAGNTAFPVLSRNKNPKLKLHACDFSKTAVDVMRNHEAYNTDLMQADVWDVAGEELPPGLGEGSVDLVMMVFVFSALSPLQWKKAVENVHRVLKPGGEVCFRDYGRGDLAQVRFKKGRYLEENFYIRGDGTRVYFFEKDELADVWSGKLNIEATDGDADADSEGVKPKFEIEELGVDRRMLVNRARKLKMYRCWMQGRFRKV; encoded by the exons ATGACTGTCGACGAAACAgtcgtcgccgtcgccggCTCCAACGATGGGCAGGCACAGCTCGCCACGGACCTCTCGACGCTTGAGATAAAGAACGGAACCAAGCAGACAGGCGAGCAGCCTGCCCATCGCTCCCATGATCCCCAGTACAACCAGAAGCGAAGCGACCCCTTCCAGTTTGGCTCACGTCTtctgggcgaggaggacgaccCCTTCGAGTTCAATGCTTGGGATcatgtcgaggttgacgatgAATTCAAAGAGTATGCTGAACAACAATACGAGATGCAACGTCAAGCCCCCGTCTCCGAGTTTGACAAAT TTCGATTCAATTCCGACCCTGCAAAGTGGTGGAACAAGTTCTACAAGAACAACACATCCAACTTCTTCAAGGACCGGAAATGGCTCCAGCAAGAGTTTCCCGTTCTTGATCGACTGACGCAAGAGGACGCTGGACCCGTCACCATCCTTGAGATAGGCGCTGGCGCCGGCAACACGGCCTTTCCTGTTCTGTCGAGAAACAAGAaccccaagctcaagctccaTGCTTGTGACTTTTCCAAGACGGCAGTCGATGTCATGCGCAACCACGAGGCGTACAACACGGATCTGATGCAAGCCGACGTGTGGGatgttgctggggaggaACTTCCCCCCGGGCTGGGAGAGGGGTCCGTGGACCTTGTCATGATGGTGTTCGTCTTCTCTGCCCTCTCTCCGCtgcagtggaagaaggcggtAGAGAATGTTCATCGGGTGCTCAAGCCAGGTGGTGAGGTCTGCTTCCGCGACTATGGAAGAGGTGACCTCGCTCAGGTCCGCTTTAAAAAGGGACGGTACTTGGAAGAGAACTTTTACATTCGAGGCGATGGCACCCGCGTCTACTTCTTTGAGAAGGACGAGCTCGCTGATGTTTGGTCAGGCAAGCTGAACATCGAGGCCACTGATGGCGATGCCGACGCCGACTCTGAGGGCGTGAAGCCCAAgtttgagattgaggagcttggtGTAGACCGTAGAATGCTTGTTAACCGTGCCAGAAAGCTCAAGATGTACCGATGCTGGATGCAGGGCCGGTTTAGAAAGGTATGA
- the SAC3 gene encoding actin cytoskeleton and mitosis protein (EggNog:ENOG503NY7Y; COG:D; COG:U), with translation MASPANNPFGVPPGNPFGAPGQNPFGAPSSNPFGVSSFGAAAATPPQSTPSFGSQPAQNQFGGSFGAAPSSFGSQPAAGFGVPTSFGSSDGNNMARRGRGKMSALNASNGPQDKGGKSNQFGAQSNKDTRRTNLFQGPKGSSLKREVAKVAAPAASVPSSQRKRNERPNGSQPPTQHSRRGKQGVTQGPSEATRQLSPFAYDYANKLYDHLKKEGIKAPTWPAQVGNPDKRGAVETLKESYKKYRTRAYASLRKADLIDDPDKRRRLEDALPFKGICEDMCPEFEQVSRIAEYDVKTEEKDERGWPDTAKMVKKFGRSAAGQDAPLPMDVRSVAALRRSTDYLFNELLQSENNLASMHNYLRDRTRAVRKDFTFHSKKTNEEMKELVYCFETITRFHATALHLLCRKGHSYESFDSRQEIEQLGRTLLSLIEAYDKCRKKGVVCENEPEFRAYYLLLNAHDPSIMKRILTWGKEYWFQSEEVQTALALIQVMDDIRETKGPLKPKRPVTLSDTSFANFFAIVEDSRTSYTMACIAEVHFTWVRQNILKNFVRGYSRHRDAPRTITAANLNKLLRFDTDEEAVEFIELHGFEMSTWVPPNRPPVTEPYLLLNNKKKVVPSPRVPQAFSGKLVERKRTTQSLPYVIYNTIYEGSTGGDVGMEDELFVTQNNTLGASSAFGQPASQPAAAISSFGFGSLANGVPAQPQAPASTFGSSNTPSGATPGFGAPAPSASPFGQPPPQANNPFGQPAAPTPTATVPAPTPFAGFGSNPTPAPAPTPAQPPSQKEAGKSPFSFGTPQTAIFGSGAPPPSLAEPSAPSFGFGKPPEPAAPATTPFSFLNKDASPAQPASVLSSTEKAPIFGNIAAPTASTQPTPAPASGFSLAQPTQPTSSLTFPNLGAKPESPKNVQPAPAAPAQQPAVPSVSITQPTPTTSGVFPPQQPVQPAPAQSQFPAPTPPAVPPPVQNAPLFTVTPSAPQAPSPTPKRDLMGGFTKWYVTGDGGLMEQFAENTVQNLVWDVFQRYQLEEAERVRREEDEESWRAAREFMCYRLGHKYFNRWRETARRLSMRRRLREGKRLMREWRVMQKEREREKEQEEKERVKERKRKAEEDVRLLGRLVKGSGRGWGGGSVDGVFSHDGGGGQEEELTRRSGMFGGVVGNEGELVKRAVMGGFGVTTGTGTGYEGYEGYEESELELVPAPKEMTAGSPDSDATAQREGWKTRSLRERFVSDHGRRSVSAHSSINGRASLRSTNFSGVNNNNNNKKRRSAELDGLLREPDAKRQSFAMSTTSCGSNASASRPGIRSRHWEMRLRGFVQGADGGWVAESLANSSGNDGQPQRPPPLTELEIRLARIRRDHSVGRGGSRSRAASQSGGMGMSPPPPPPPLWGEGVGKRKRDGEGEEDRGRKGGEFSPSERERGRGRSGAGTTTTKDMVEDTQRMLRELRETMELLERDRLVLPGGEGETTEGWVA, from the coding sequence ATGGCATCGCCAGCTAACAATCCCTTCGGGGTGCCCCCAGGCAATCCTTTTGGAGCACCAGGCCAGAACCCGTTCGGTGCGCCGTCGAGCAATCCGTTCGGGGTATCTTCGtttggagcagcagcagcaacaccaccacagtctACCCCCTCGTTCGGTAGCCAACCAGCTCAGAATCAATTCGGCGGCAGTTTCGGGGCTGCCCCTTCGTCATTtggcagccagccagccgcaGGATTTGGGGTTCCGACATCGTTTGGGTCGAGTGACGGGAACAACATGGCGCGACGGGGAAGGGGCAAGATGTCGGCCTTGAATGCGTCCAACGGTCCGCAGGATAAGGGAGGCAAGTCCAACCAGTTCGGGGCGCAGAGCAACAAAGATACTCGGCGTACCAATCTGTTTCAGGGACCGAAGGGTTCATCTCTCAAGCGTGAAGTCGCCAAGGTCGCTGCCCCCGCGGCCTCTGTCCCTAGCAGTCAGCGCAAGCGGAACGAACGACCAAATGGATCGCAACCGCCAACACAGCACAGTCGTCGCGGCAAACAAGGCGTGACACAGGGGCCCAGCGAAGCGACGAGACAGCTGAGCCCCTTCGCCTACGACTATGCCAACAAGCTCTACGATCATCTCAAAAAGGAGGGCATCAAGGCTCCAACATGGCCGGCCCAAGTTGGCAACCCTGACAAGCGCGGTGCGGTCGAGACATTGAAAGAGTCTTACAAAAAGTATCGCACCCGCGCCTATGCGTCACTTCGAAAAGCCGATCTCATTGACGACCCGGACAAGCgaaggaggttggaggaCGCGCTTCCTTTCAAGGGCATCTGCGAGGACATGTGTCCGGAGTTCGAGCAGGTCTCTCGTATTGCCGAGTACGATGTCAAGACAGAAGAGAAGGATGAGCGTGGGTGGCCAGATACCGCCAAGATGGTCAAGAAGTTTGGGCGCTCGGCGGCTGGTCAGGATGCGCCGTTGCCCATGGACGTTCGCTCTGTGGCAGCTCTGAGGCGATCCACCGACTACCTTTTCAACGAGCTGTTGCAGTCAGAGAACAACCTCGCCTCGATGCACAACTACCTCCGAGATCGCACCCGAGCAGTACGCAAGGACTTCACCTTCCATTCGAAGAAAACAAACGAAGAAATGAAGGAACTGGTGTACTGTTTCGAGACGATCACGAGATTCCACGCCACagctctccatctcctctgcCGAAAGGGGCACAGTTACGAGTCTTTTGATTCGAGACAGGAGATTGAGCAGTTGGGCAGGACGCTTCTGTCGCTCATCGAGGCATACGACAAGTGCCGGAAAAAGGGAGTGGTTTGCGAAAACGAGCCCGAGTTCAGGGCTTATTATCTTCTCCTCAATGCGCACGACCCCTCGATAATGAAGAGGATTCTCACATGGGGGAAGGAGTACTGGTTCCAATCCGAGGAGGTGCAGACGGCCTTGGCGTTGATTCAGGTCATGGACGACATTCGGGAGACCAAGGGCCCCCTGAAGCCAAAACGGCCAGTGACGCTGTCCGACACTTCGTTTGCCAACTTCTTTGCGATTGTGGAGGACTCCAGGACGTCTTACACCATGGCTTGCATTGCCGAGGTTCACTTCACCTGGGTCCGCCAGAACATTCTCAAGAATTTCGTTCGAGGGTATTCCCGCCACAGAGATGCGCCTCGGACTATTACGGCCGCGAACTTGAACAAGCTGCTCAGGTTTGAcacggacgaggaggcggttgagTTCATCGAGCTCCACGGGTTCGAGATGTCGACCTGGGTGCCCCCCAACAGGCCCCCTGTGACGGAACCGTACCtgcttctcaacaacaagaagaaggttgttCCCTCGCCGCGAGTACCGCAGGCTTTCTCGGGAAAGCTAGTGGAACGGAAGCGCACCACGCAGTCTTTGCCGTATGTCATTTACAATACAATCTACGAAGGGTCGACAGGGGGGGATGTCGGTATGGAAGACGAGCTGTTTGTGACGCAGAATAACACTCTGGGCGCGTCTTCGGCTTTTGGTCAACCAGCCTCGCAGCCTGCGGCAGCGATTTCGTCATTTGGTTTCGGTTCTTTGGCGAACGGAGTGCCGGCTCAACCGCAGGCGCCGGCTTCGACATTTGGCTCTTCGAACACACCATCCGGTGCTACTCCAGGCTTCGGAGCCCCGGCACCGTCAGCAAGTCCTTTTGGTCAACCGCCACCCCAGGCTAACAATCCCTTTGGGCAACCTGCtgcaccaacaccaacggcaacggTACCAGCTCCAACCCCCTTTGCGGGTTTTGGTTCAAACCCTACACCCGCCCCGGCACCTACTCCTGCCCAACCGCCAtcacaaaaagaagcaggaaaGAGCCCATTCTCGTTTGGAACGCCACAGACCGCTATATTCGGCTCTGGGGCCCCTCCCCCGAGCCTGGCGGAACCCTCAGCTCCGTCTTTCGGCTTCGGGAAACCGCCAGAGCCAGCGGCGCCGGCTACGACCCCATTCTCGTTTTTGAACAAGGATGCCTCTCCGGCTCAGCCAGCGAGTGTCCTCTCGAGCACAGAGAAGGCTCCGATATTTGGCAACATTGCCGCTCCCACCGCAAGCACACAGCCGACTCCGGCACCGGCTTCCGGTTTCTCTCTTGCTCAACCAACGCAGCCAACCTCGTCGCTTACGTTCCCCAATCTTGGGGCAAAGCCTGAGTCTCCAAAGAATGTCCAACCGGCGCCCGCTGCTCCAGCACAGCAGCCAGCTGTCCCTTCTGTCTCAATCACGCAGCCTACGCCCACCACATCTGGTGTGTTTCCTCCACAACAGCCAGTCCAGCCCGCTCCGGCTCAATCCCAGTTCCCAGCCCCGACACCCCCGGCAGTACCACCACCGGTCCAGAATGCACCCCTCTTCACCGTCACGCCGTCCGCACCACAAGCACCATCGCCCACTCCAAAACGAGACCTGATGGGGGGCTTCACAAAATGGTACGTCACTGGTGACGGAGGGCTGATGGAGCAATTTGCCGAAAACACGGTCCAGAATCTCGTCTGGGATGTCTTTCAGCGATATCAACTCGAAGAAGCGGAGAGGGtgagaagggaggaggatgaggagagttggcgggcggcgagggagttTATGTGCTATCGGCTGGGGCACAAGTATTTCAATCGGTGGAGggagacggcgaggaggctttcgatgaggaggaggttgcgggaggggaagaggctgatgagggagtggagggtgatgcagaaggagagggagagggagaaggaacaagaggagaaagagagggtgaaggagaggaagaggaaggcggaggaggatgttaggttgctggggaggttggtgaagggtagtgggagggggtgggggggggggagtgtaGATGGGGTTTTTAGTCAcgatgggggcgggggacaggaggaggagttgacaaggaggagtgggatgttTGGGGGCGTGGTGGGGAACGAAGGGGAGCTGGTGAAGAGGGCTGTgatgggtgggtttggggtgaCTACGGGAACGGGGACGGGGTATGAGGGGTATGAGGGGTATGAGGAGTCGGAGTTGGAGCTTGTCCCTGCGCCGAAGGAGATGACGGCTGGGTCGCCGGACAGTGATGCTACCGCGCAGAGAGAAGGGTGGAAGACGAGGTCTctgagggagaggtttgtCAGCGACCATGGGAGGAGAAGCGTCTCGGCTCACAGCTCGATCAACGGACGAGCATCACTCAGAAGCACAAACTTTTCGGGggtgaacaacaacaacaacaacaagaaacgGCGATCGGCGGAGCTGGACGGGCTGCTGCGTGAGCCTGATGCTAAAAGGCAGTCGTTTGCCATGAGCACGACCAGCTGTGGGAGCAACgcttctgcttctcggcCCGGTATTAGGTCGAGGCACTGGGAGATGAGGCTGAGGGGGTTTGTGCAGGGGgctgatggggggtgggtggcggAGAGTTTGGCGAATTCTTCCGGGAATGATGGTCAACCACAACGACCGCCGCCGTTGACAGAGTTGGAGATCCGGCTTGCCAGGATCAGGAGGGATCACTCCGTCGGTCGGGGGGGGAGTAGGTCTAGGGCTGCGTCGCAGAgcggtgggatggggatgtcaccgcctcctccgccgccgccgctttggggtgagggggttgggaaaaggaaacgggatggggagggggaggaggacagggggaggaagggaggggaattTTCGCCTAGTGAAAGGGAGAGGGGCAGGGGTAGGTCGGGAGCGgggacaacgacgacgaaggaTATGGTGGAGGATACGCAaaggatgttgagggagttgagggagacgatggagttgttggagagggatagGTTGGTTTTAcctggtggggagggggaaacaacggaggggtgggttgctTGA
- a CDS encoding uncharacterized protein (EggNog:ENOG503P0F8; COG:E), with protein sequence MRIACLQFSPQVGEVEKNMSKADAVLAASASEQLDQGLDLLVLPEMSFSGYNFRSRSQIAPYLESPSTGPTSSWAKQKAQSFRCTVAVGYPELQSHTNGEYYNSLLVVNPSGNQVANYRKSFLYYTDATWAREGPGFYSDSPESTVFPGKTTAMGICMDINPYNFTNPWNLYEFARHCLTVKANLVMISMAWLTLEMRERFLTGREDEPDLETIAYWVGRLEPLIRGQGGHGEEEEIIIVFANRCGWEDEAVYAGSSAVMGVKGGEVSVYGVLGRGVEELLVVDTDGEPRGRLVTKKRDENEEEEEEEEEEEEEEEEKQQENPNNNEKSPNGPSQPQSNSSNSNKNNNNNNNNNSPSQPPSSTHNQNHTQIHQKPKLTLLTDPHTIPPFRSAPQSNMLTTPQTLYRSPTTPSPLWSISPYTSNPFSDKNATSSDLTSFPVSFSSSFCFSPLSPHSIPSLDDADEFFEAWLVSPVSPKRQEKPRLGYWEEERLQSWKWPNGNRARFAGDVDDGEEDEEEDDDEDVSPKTSKREEMIRIMVSPSCWADLQMPHRCISGLVGGTKRVEVKQITRIAPNL encoded by the exons ATGAGGATAGCCTGTCTTCAGTTCTCCCCCCAAGTGGGCGAGGTTGAAAAGAACATGTCCAAAGCCGACGCAGTCCTCGCTGCCTCGGCATCAGAACAACTCGATCAGGGACTCGACTTATTAGTCCTCCCCGAGATGTCCTTTTCCG GCTACAACTTCCGCTCCCGATCCCAGATAGCCCCCTACCTCGAGTCCCCATCCACCGgaccaacctcctcctggGCCAAGCAAAAAGCCCAATCCTTCCGCTGCACAGTAGCAGTCGGCTACCCAGAACTCCAATCCCACACCAACGGGGAGTACTACAACTCCCTCCTGGTGGTCAACCCTTCCGGCAACCAAGTGGCAAACTACCGCAAATCCTTCCTCTACTACACCGACGCAACCTGGGCCAGAGAGGGCCCCGGCTTTTACTCTGACTCCCCAGAGAGTACAGTCTTTCCCGGGAAAACGACCGCGATGGGGATCTGCATGGACATCAACCCGTACAATTTCACCAACCCCTGGAATCTTTACGAGTTTGCAAGGCATTGCTTGACGGTAAAGGCGAATTTGGTCATGATTAGCATGGCCTGGCTGACGCTGGAGATGAGGGAGCGGTTCCTTACGGGAAGGGAAGATGAGCCCGACCTGGAGACGATAGCATattgggttgggaggttggagcCGCTGATCAGGGGCCAGGGCGGGcacggtgaggaggaggagattatCATTGTTTTTGCCAACCGGTGCGGGTGGGAAGACGAGGCGGTTTACGCGGGCAGCTCGGCTGTTATGGGGGTgaagggcggggaggtgaGCGTGTATGGGGTGCTAGGGAGAGGAgtggaggagttgttggtggttgatacGGATGGGGAGCCGCGGGGGAGGCtggtgacgaagaagagggatgagaacgaggaagaagaagaagaagaagaagaagaagaagaagaagaagaag AAAAACAGCAAGAAAATCCTAACAACAATGAAAAATCACCAAACGGCCCCTCTCAACCGCAGAGTAACTcgagcaacagcaacaaaaacaacaacaacaacaacaacaacaacagcccatcacaacccccctcatccacccacaACCAAAACCACACCCAAATccaccaaaagccaaaactaaccctcctcaccgaccctcacaccatcccccccttccgcTCGGCCCCCCAAAGTAACATGttaacaaccccccaaaccctctACCgctcaccaaccaccccctcacccctctGGTCAATATCGCCTTATACCTCGAACCCCTTCAGCGATAAAAACGCCACCTCATCAGACCTCACCTCTTTTCCCGTgtcattctcctcctccttttgcttctcgcccctctccccacactccatcccctccctaGACGACGCGGACGAATTCTTCGAAGCCTGGCTCGTgtcccccgtctcccccaAGAGACAGGAAAAGCCAAGGCTGGGGTattgggaagaggagagacTCCAGAGCTGGAAATGGCCCAACGGCAATAGGGCTAGATTTGCGGGGGATGTTGAcgacggtgaggaggatgaggaggaggatgacgatgaggatgtttcGCCtaaaacatcaaaaagagaGGAGATGATAAGGATTATGGTGAGTCCGAGCTGTTGGGCCGATTTGCAGATGCCGCACCGGTGTATTTctgggctggtggggggTACAAAGAGGGTTGAGGTAAAACAAATAACTAGAATAGCTCCGAATCTTTGA
- a CDS encoding uncharacterized protein (EggNog:ENOG503P38S), with product MSSQTASYMGVVVGSVTSTFSALISLTSPTWIVYQLSHPRVYDHIGLFTRCSRSACVPFPSTGFCSSLTIPVSHIPLHPRGNPPTPPFCTKWRSAGFLVNISVGLNLVSLVVAALLLLGNAHEPHSYHMPRKHGTRIMAVLMMIAGAMELGAVAMVSELKEYEEMFQVPGYEHGQAWWVGLGGGVLSLIMGLGVGLVRLMNLPERTGEGVDGEV from the exons ATGTCGTCCCAAACAGCGAGTTACatgggagtggtggttgggtcGGTGACCT CAACCTTCTCagccctcatctccctcacctccccaacctggATAGTCTACCAACTCTCCCACCCCAGAGTCTACGACCACATCGGCCTCTTCACCCGCTGCTCCCGTTCTGCCTGcgtccccttcccctctACCGGgttctgctcctccctcaccatccccgtATCCCatatccctctccacccccgtGGCaatcctcccaccccaccattCTGCACCAAATGGCGCTCTGCCGGTTTCCTGGTCAACATATCCGTAGGCCTCAACCTCGtctccctcgtcgtcgcagctctcctcctcctcggcaacgCCCACGAGCCCCACTCCTACCACATGCCCAGAAAGCACGGCACGAGAATCATGGctgttttgatgatgattgcCGGGGCGATGGAGCTTGGAGCGGTGGCGATGGTTTCTGAGCTGAAGGAGTATGAAGAGATGTTCCAGGTTCCTGGGTATGAACACGGCCAGGcgtggtgggttgggttgggagggggagtgttGAGTCTGatcatggggttgggggttgggctTGTGAGATTGATGAACCTGCCTGAGCGgacgggagagggtgttgatggtgaggtgtAA
- a CDS encoding uncharacterized protein (EggNog:ENOG503NZ7Y; COG:G) — protein MRVFVLVWLLCLCEVEGRKGWKGPWERYIRAPEDKRRIVPRGIWKTEGDVDVDVEEGTVRIGEGGWVSWEFGENISGRVCLVVEGVEGGLEEVSLAYSESYLFAGPVPDATTDRRMRDLPLRLGVEGPGEVCVGREFVRGAFGYFTLHVPKDGDGDGDGDGDGDGGQGWFWGVGMGGRISGLGRKKKRIAISEVRVSCSSFPSQGDNGREAYTGYFSSSSDLLNKIWYAGAYTLQLGSIDPREGGALIDYNRVVDHNRSPAGSWYSNFTISEGGSVTTDGAKRDRMVWPGDMFIAIPSIAVSTSDWVSVKNALRVIFKNQYFDGRLPYAGPPMGVTENREFSDTYHLHSLLGVFGYVLWSGDLGWLGEIWGRYLFALHHSISIVDDMGLVHVTSTADWLRPGMTGHNLEASALLHTVLSRSATLASWLGRDVPPLWAATQTRLETGFSRLYCPETGLFSDNIGQRSCYPEKGQPYSPVLPQDGNSWLLISGANLAPSGLPFRSPKSPSRAPSPLPHGPPTRRQISQKLRRRWLKHGAPCPEFPNTISPFASGFELLGHVHSGEVDTAVELMLLEWGHLVNGDGFNNGSTLAEGFRIDGDVQYPAYPSRARNSLAHGWASGPTWVLSEWVLGIEVKTPGGGEWEVKGTLTKWLGWVRGGVTLGNGGRVEVKVWRVVSEDEKGVVYEVRAEGDTKGVVAGMKIKGGERVVVLVREGDKGEGIDLGEVKVVGVEEDEWYRNTVVGCGGEEWVFDEDWKEPKMEEREQGVVDWGVMEENFRTEVWEGWEAHVGWVKEASDL, from the coding sequence ATGAGAGTTTTTGTGCTTGTTTGGTTATTGTGTCTgtgtgaggttgaagggagaaaggggtggaaggggccTTGGGAGAGGTATATACGCGCGCCCGAGGACAAGAGGAGGATTGTGCCGAGGGGAATATGGAAGACGGAAggggatgttgatgttgacgttgaggaggggacggtgaggatcggggagggggggtgggtgagctgggagtttggggagaaCATCTCTGGGAGGGTCTGTCTTGTCgttgagggtgtcgagggggggttggaggaggtcagTCTGGCGTACTCGGAGTCGTATCTCTTTGCCGGACCGGTGCCGGACGCGACGACTGACAGGCGGATGAGGGACCTGCCTCTgcggttgggggtggagggacCGGGGGAGGTTTGTgttgggagggagtttgTGAGGGGGGCGTTTGGGTATTTTACTCTGCATGTCCCCAAggatggggacggggatggggacggggatggggacggggatgggggccaaggatggttttggggggtggggatgggggggagaatctcgggcttggggaggaagaagaaacgGATTGCCATCTCGGAGGTCCGGGTGAGCTGCTCCTCGTTTCCGTCTCAGGGCGACAACGGAAGGGAGGCGTACACGGGGtacttttcttcttcaagcgACCTGCTGAACAAGATCTGGTACGCGGGGGCGTACACGCTCCAGCTCGGCAGCATCGACCCGAGAGAAGGGGGCGCGCTGATCGACTACAACCGTGTTGTTGACCACAACCGCTCGCCTGCCGGGTCGTGGTACAGCAATTTCACCATCTCGGAGGGGGGGTCGGTCACCACCGATGGGGCGAAGAGGGATAGGATGGTTTGGCCGGGGGACATGTTTATTGCCATACCTTCCATTGCGGTGTCGACTTCTGATTGGGTCAGCGTCAAGAACGCGCTTCGGGTGATTTTCAAAAATCAGTATTTCGACGGGCGACTGCCGTATGCGGGGCCGCCGATGGGGGTTACGGAGAATAGGGAGTTCAGCGACACGTATCATCTGCACAGTTTGCTTGGGGTGTTTGGGTATGTTTTGTGGTCGGGGGatctgggctggctgggtgAGATCTGGGGACGGTACCTCTTTGCGCTGCACCACTCCATCTCGATTGTGGATGACATGGGGCTTGTCCACGTCACGAGCACGGCGGACTGGTTGAGGCCGGGGATGACGGGGCACAACCTTGAGGCTTCGGCGCTCCTGCACACCGTCCTCTCCCGCTCAGCCACCCTGGCCAGTTGGCTAGGTCGTGACGTCCCCCCTCTCTGGGCAGCCACCCAGACAAGACTTGAGACCGGCTTCAGCAGGCTGTACTGTCCCGAGACGGGCCTGTTTTCAGACAACATCGGCCAGAGGAGCTGCTACCCCGAAAAGGGACAGCCGTACAgccccgtcctcccccaGGATGGGAACTCCTGGTTGTTGATCTCAGGCGCGAACCTCGCTCCCTCGGGGTTGCCCTTCCGGTCACCCAAATCACCCTCTCGAGCACCCTCCCCGTTGCCACACGGCCCGCCTACCAGACGGCAGATCTCGCAGAagttgagaaggaggtggctAAAACACGGGGCTCCGTGTCCAGAGTTTCCAAACACCATCAGTCCTTTTGCCAGTGGGTTTGAACTGCTGGGGCATGTCCACtctggggaggtggacaCGGCGGTGGAGCTGATGTTGTTGGAATGGGGCCATCTGGTCAATGGGGATGGGTTTAATAATGGGAGCACGCTTGCGGAGGGGTTCAGGATTGATGGGGATGTTCAGTATCCTGCTTACCCTTCCCGGGCGAGGAACTCTCTCGCGCATGGGTGGGCCAGCGGACCGACGTGGGTGTTGAGTGAGTGGGTTTTGGGGATTGAGGTCAAGACtcctgggggtggggagtgggaggttAAGGGGACCCTGACGAagtggttggggtgggtgagggggggtgtgACGCTGGGAAAcggggggagggttgaggTGAAGGTTTGGAGGGTCGtgagtgaggatgagaagggagTGGTTTACGAGGTTAGGGCCGAGGGGGACACGAAGGGTGTGGTGGCGGGGATGAAGATCAAgggtggggagagggtggtggttttggtcaGGGAGGGGGACAAGGGGGAAGGGATTGATTTGGGAgaggtgaaggtggtgggtgttgaagaggacgagTGGTACAGGAATACCGTGgtgggatgtggaggggaggagtgggtgtttgatgaggaCTGGAAAGAACCGAAGATGGAAGAGAGGGAGCAGGGGGTTGTGGAttggggggtgatggaggagaacTTCAGGAcggaggtttgggaggggtgggaggcaCATGTTGGGTGGGTAAAGGAGGCGAGTGATTTGTAG